The proteins below are encoded in one region of Rhododendron vialii isolate Sample 1 chromosome 7a, ASM3025357v1:
- the LOC131332437 gene encoding protein KINESIN LIGHT CHAIN-RELATED 1, translated as MPGLVSVKTPPEAPPLRITVPADSSPAPIRPSSDRSDPPNPKTASPLLRRPPSPSPSTSRAKPSPDRSSGKKKSPEKPLLDESSLDNPDLGPFLLKLARDTIASGDGPGKALEYALRASKSFERCLSDGEPSLDLAMSLHVVAAIYCSLGRFEEAVPVLERAIKVPDAARGADHALAAFSGYMQLGDTHSMLGQLDRSIECYKEGLKIQMGALGETDPRVAETCRYLAEAHVQAMQFDEAENLSKRTLEIHRVHSPPASLEEAADRRLMALICEAKGDYESALEHLVLASMAMIANGQENEVAAIDVSIGNIYMSLSRFDEAVFSYQKALTVFKSSKGDNHPSVASVFVRLADLYYKTGKLRESRSYCENALRIFAKPVPGTSPEEIASGMTEISAIYESFNEPEEALKLLQKAMKLLEDKPGQQSTIAGIEARMGVMFYMVGRYEAAHSSFESAVAKLKASGERKSAFYGVLLNQMGLACVQLFKIDEAAELFEEAREILEQECGPCHQDTLGVYSNLAATYDAMGRVEDAIEILEYVLKLREEKLGTANPDFDDEKKRLADLLKEAGRSRNKKAKSLENLIDPNSKRTKKEGSRKWSAFGFRN; from the exons ATGCCGGGTCTAGTCTCTGTCAAGACCCCACCCGAAGCCCCGCCGCTCCGGATCACCGTCCCCGCAGACTCCTCCCCCGCCCCGATCCGGCCCAGCTCCGACAGATCCGACCCGCCGAACCCCAAGACGGCGTCGCCCCTCCTTCGCCGGCCTCCCTCCCCGTCCCCGTCCACCTCCCGGGCCAAGCCCTCGCCGGATCGGAGCTCCGGCAAGAAGAAGTCGCCCGAGAAGCCGCTCCTCGACGAGTCCTCGCTCGACAACCCGGATCTCGGCCCGTTCCTGCTGAAGCTCGCCCGCGACACCATTGCGTCGGGGGACGGGCCGGGCAAGGCGCTGGAATACGCGCTCCGCGCGTCGAAGTCGTTCGAGCGGTGTTTGAGCGATGGGGAGCCAAGTTTGGACCTGGCGATGAGCTTGCACGTGGTGGCGGCGATTTATTGCAGCCTTGGGAGGTTTGAGGAGGCGGTGCCAGTGCTGGAGAGGGCAATCAAGGTGCCTGACGCGGCGAGGGGTGCGGATCACGCGCTGGCGGCGTTCTCGGGGTACATGCAGCTAGGAGATACGCATTCGATGCTGGGACAGCTGGATCGGTCGATCGAGTGTTACAAGGAAGGGTTGAAGATACAGATGGGGGCGTTGGGGGAGACGGATCCGAGAGTCGCCGAGACTTGCAG GTATTTGGCTGAGGCCCATGTCCAAGCAATGCAATTTGATGAGGCAGAAAATTTGTCCAAGAGAACTCTTGAAATCCATCGTGTGCACAGTCCACCGGCATCTCTTGAGGAAGCAGCAGACCGCCGATTGATGGCCCTCATATGCGAGGCTAAAGGAGATTACGAATCAGCTCTCGAACACCTTGTTCTTGCCAGCATGGCAATGATTGCCAATGGTCAAGAGAATGAGGTTGCTGCTATTGATGTCAGCATTGGAAACATCTACATGTCCCTATCTCGTTTTGACGAGGCTGTATTCTCCTACCAGAAGGCACTCACTGTCTTCAAATCATCAAAGGGTGACAACCACCCTTCAGTCGCCTCTGTTTTTGTTCGGCTCGCTGACCTGTACTACAAGACTGGAAAGCTGCGTGAGTCAAGATCCTATTGTGAAAATGCCCTGAGAATATTTGCAAAACCTGTGCCAGGAACCAGTCCAGAAGAGATTGCTAGTGGGATGACCGAAATTTCAGCCATTTATGAATCATTTAATGAGCCCGAGGAGGCACTGAAGCTCTTACAGAAGGCGATGAAGTTGTTGGAGGATAAACCAGGGCAGCAAAGTACAATTGCAGGAATAGAAGCACGCATGGGTGTAATGTTTTACATGGTTGGGAGGTATGAAGCAGCACATAGCTCTTTCGAGAGTGCTGTGGCAAAACTTAAAGCTAGTGGTGAAAGGAAATCGGCATTCTATGGGGTTCTGTTGAACCAGATGGGGTTGGCTTGCGTACAGTTGTTCAAAATAGATGAAGCAGCGGAGTTGTTTGAAGAGGCGAGAGAAATACTGGAACAAGAGTGCGGACCATGTCATCAAGATACCCTTGGAGTTTATAGCAATCTTGCAGCAACTTATGACGCTATGGGAAG AGTGGAAGATGCAATCGAGATTTTGGAGTACGTTCTCAAATTGAGAGAAGAGAAGCTTGGAACTGCGAATCCTGATTTTGACGATGAGAAGAAAAGGCTAGCTGATCTTCTGAAAGAAGCAGGAAGGTCTCGAAACAAGAAGGCAAAATCATTGGAAAACCTCATTGACCCCAACTCTAAGAGGACGAAGAAAGAGGGTTCAAGGAAGTGGTCTGCGTTTGGATTTAGAAACTGA
- the LOC131333329 gene encoding bidirectional sugar transporter SWEET4-like, producing MALFPLPTSSSSSVYLLPLHLPSLHCISLVNNLSLSLSLSLSLMAVSKQIARTAVGILGNIISIILFLSPVPTFIQICKKGSVEQFSAAPYLATLINCSLWVLYGLPMVHPNSTLVLTINGAGVVIELVYLLLFLRYSDRRKKLRVVVIMLIECVILAALAILVMTLAHTTKVRSTTVGSIALVGNVLMYASPLAVMKMVITTRSVEYMPLSLSLASLANGICWTTYAVIRFDPFIAVPNGLGIVFGLAQLILYATFYRSTKKQALERQVKWEMGLAATTISGLDSAKTSRVAQNGHDSYVNGT from the exons ATGGCTCTATTCCCACtccccacctcctcctcctcctcggtgTATTTATTACCTCTCCACTTGCCTTCACTTCACTGCATTTCTCTTGTtaacaacctctctctctctctctctctctctctctctctcatggcggTGTCAAAACAAATCGCCCGTACAGCTGTTGGTATTCTTG gAAACATCATCTCAATCATCTTGTTCTTGTCACCAGT GCccacttttattcaaatatgcaAAAAAGGGTCAGTAGAGCAGTTCTCAGCGGCACCCTATCTAGCAACACTGATCAACTGCAGCCTATGGGTCCTGTACGGGCTGCCGATGGTGCACCCAAATAGCACTCTGGTGCTGACCATCAACGGGGCAGGGGTGGTGATCGAGCTAGTTTATCTGCTTCTCTTCCTTCGGTACTCTGATCGGAGGAAGAAACTCAGAGTTGTAGTCATAATGCTGATTGAGTGCGTAATTTTAGCAGCCTTGGCCATTTTGGTTATGACTCTGGCCCACACGACCAAGGTTCGGTCCACCACTGTTGGAAGTATAGCCCTTGTGGGTAATGTCCTGATGTATGCTTCGCCCTTGGCGGTCATG AAAATGGTGATTACGACAAGAAGCGTGGAGTACATGCCGCTTTCTCTTTCCTTGGCTTCCTTAGCCAATGGCATTTGCTGGACTACTTATGCCGTCATCCGCTTTGACCCCTTCATTGCt GTACCTAATGGGTTGGGCATCGTTTTTGGGTTGGCCCAGCTTATACTGTACGCCACATTTTACAGATCAACCAAGAAACAGGCATTGGAAAGGCAAGTGAAATGGGAAATGGGACTGGCTGCGACTACCATTTCTGGACTCGACTCCGCAAAAACAAGCAGGGTGGCCCAGAATGGTCATGATTCATACGTAAATGGGACTTGA
- the LOC131332628 gene encoding uncharacterized protein LOC131332628, which yields MEIWAEEGEQDSERRDGPGDEIGSDSTLECIRNFPMYSPPRSLTDWRADQVQSPLLDLCGLQFGYEAYLPLATTTVCNIKASIGFPKLKRLKRSSLWEWPLGDLLEWLAGDSGFLKNEFLEKKGNLSDNVKDSISVQSVGCMSLYKHGCFMYRSSFLFFFLVVMALEFLVYLNFTKVSDSGLSCFRSIDKPINAQALIHSALYSQPCKLNFFGSQATGIYLTVQCFIEKESNAQGFFLEGRYVEAYHRSDIKYFYQSIKKFMRWLDSSEEKMFGGLGVKYIEQKVESAEKSCITISHLKGKSTTERPKRKYRTAYLITLDDLCQLFGHKRADAAKTLGGCWIGAEMNHIVQFLKVEESNAQGYSLEGRCVKANNVMDEKLNSGVQYNQTFERRPGVEIIQLDSSEERIFGELGAKNIGQKVESAEKSCTAISDSKKKNTIETPKRKYRTKRSITLDDLRSLFRQKRADAAKTLSVSVSTFKRYCRQNKITRWNGDGCSIVEPMLVNNSVQQNSSGSKPPEVQGEKEISALLGARQDAVIIKAKYGDGILKFQLSSESGFPELQEAVAKRLKSQAFIVEYEDEDQEPIMITCDEDWQACVKFFGNQGIRLAIREKISNSKKSRGSGRGLKRKMS from the exons ATGGAAATATGGGCGGAAGAAGGTGAACAGGATTCTGAGCGGAGGGATGGTCCTGGTGACGAAATCGGCTCGGATTCAACCCTGGAGTGCATTAGAAACTTCCCCATGTACTCGCCTCCGAGATCGCTCACCGACTGGCGCGCCGACCAAGTGCAGTCCCCGCTGCTGGACTTATGCGGCCTTCAGTTCGGATATGAGGCTTACTTGCCACTGGCTACCACCACCGTGTGCAATATTAAAGCATCTATTGGTTTTCCAAAATTGAAGCGGCTCAAGCGCTCTTCTTTATGGGAGTGGCCCTTGGGGGATTTATTGGAGTGGCTCGCGGGGGATTCCGGTTTCTTAAAAAACgaatttttagaaaagaaag GTAATTTGTCGGACAACGTAAAAGATTCTATCTCTGTG CAGTCTGTTGGTTGTATGTCTTTGTATAAGCATGGATGCTTCATGTATAGGTCctcctttttgttctttttt CTGGTTGTCATGGCTTTGGAGTTCCTTGTTTACCTCAATTTCACAAAAGTATCTGACAGTGGCCTATCATGTTTCA GATCAATAGACAAACCGATCAATGCTCAGGCTCTCATCCATTCTGCACTTTACTCCCAGCCGTGCAAACTTAACTTTTTTGGGTCACAAGCCACTGGAATATACCTTACAGTTCAATGCTTCATAGAGAAAGAGAGCAATGCTCAG GGGTTTTTTCTAGAAGGAAGATATGTCGAAGCCTACCATCGTTCAGACATCAAGTACTTTTATCAATCCATCAAAAAGTTCATGCGTTGGCTAGATTCATCAGAAGAAAAGATGTTTGGGGGATTAGGAGTTAAATACATTGAACAAAAGGTTGAAAGTGCAGAAAAGAGTTGCATTACTATATCtcatttgaaaggaaaaagtaCTACTGAGAGACCAAAGAGGAAGTATAGGACTGCGTATTTGATTACTTTAGATGATCTCTGCCAACTTTTTGGCCATAAACGTGCAGACGCTGCAAAGACCCTTGGCG GTTGCTGGATTGGTGCTGAAATGAACCATATAGTTCAGTTCTTGAAAGTGGAAGAGAGTAATGCTCAG GGGTATTCTCTAGAAGGAAGATGTGTTAAAGCCAACAATGTTATGGACGAGAAACTCAATTCAGGGGTTCAATACAACCAAACGTTCGAGCGTCGGCCTGGCGTGGAGATTATTCAGCTAGATTCATCCGAAGAACGAATATTTGGGGAATTAGGTGCTAAGAACATTGGACAAAAAGTTGAAAGTGCAGAAAAGAGTTGCACCGCTATATCggattcaaagaagaaaaatacaatTGAGACACCAAAGAGAAAGTATAGGACTAAGCGTTCGATTACTTTAGATGATCTCCGATCACTTTTTCGCCAGAAACGTGCAGACGCTGCAAAGACCCTCAGTG TTAGCGTATCTACATTTAAACGCTACTGTAGGCAGAATAAAATCACACGGTGGAATGGTGATGGATGCTCTATCGTTGAGCCGATGCTTGTAAATAATTCCGTTCAACAAAATTCATCAGGCTCTAAACCCCCTGAAGTACAGGGAGAAAAGGAGATATCGGCTCTTTTGGGTGCAAGACAAGATGCTGTGATCATAAAGGCAAAATATGGAGatggtattttgaaatttcagcTTTCTTCGGAATCTGGTTTTCCAGAGTTACAGGAAGCAGTGGCAAAAAGACTGAAGTCACAGGCCTTCATTGTCGAGTATGAGGATGAGGATCAAGAGCCGATAATGATTACCTGTGATGAAGACTGGCAGGCATGTGTGAAATTTTTTGGCAATCAAGGGATCCGACTAGCAATCAGAGAGAAGATTTCCAATTCTAAGAAATCCCGCGGAAGTGGCAGAGGACTGAAGAGGAAAATGTCATAG